The Enterobacter mori genomic interval TTAATATTATTTCTTTTCCAGTTAGCATATGTTATATCATATTCATTGTATGTAGGAAATGCACCATCCTCCTCAAGTTTTTGTATGGCTTTTTCAACCTGCACTCGCAGAAAATCATCATATATAGATCTTGAGAATTTTAAGACGTTTTTAACTAACTGCCGCCATGCTTTAGAATCAGGATTACTTTTAGCTGTTGAAAAAATGTCATCACCATTAGAGCTAAAAGTATCAGCCCAAACAGATGAAACAAATATACTCAAATGAAAATCTCTTTTTTTATTGAATGTTGTGGATTCTTTGTGAACAATTTTTCCGGAACTGTCAGTCAAATAGATAAATGATTTTTCAGTCGCCGGTTTTTTATCCCAGCGAATCCCTTTTACCATGAAGTTATTGTTTTCAATCTCGAAGGAGATCTCTTTTATTTCGTGTTCTGGGATGTCAATTTCAGTACCATTTACAAAAATTCTCCTTTCATCATCCAATGCCAATTTACAACAAAACTCATTGGACAAAATAGAAATCAGTTCACTTCTATCTGGAAGACTTGAGTGTAATAATGTTAATTCAACACACGTCCCTTTATCCATTGCATTCAATAAATTGTTTTGCTCTTCAGCGTCGATATCAATTTGAGCTTCATATGCCTTAATATCCTCATCATTAATCTTGATATAAGCATTTCTACCTAAGTATTTGGTATACCAGATAGCCTGATGGCAAAGTCTATGAAATGATAAACGTCCTCGACCTTTAGAACCGTGTTGATCAATGCTTGTCTTTTTTAATGAATCATTAAATCGATTAAAGTTGCTTCCTAAATCAGTAAAGTTTATCCCGTCACCATCATCAAGAATGGTCAGGTTTTTTACTGTATCAAAATTGTCATAAACAATGTTTATGTTAATATTCTTAGCTCCAGCATCAAATCCATTCCATACGAGTTCCAATATCGCCTGTACAGGTTCAACTGATTCAAAATGATTCTTGATACCCAAACTGTTAATTTCAGTTGTTCCTTGAATAATCTGCTTTGCCATTTGCGTTCACATCCAATGATGAAATTGACTTTTTTACATTTTATAGGGTAATTTAGTAACATCAAGATAGGTTTTTAAAGAACCTTACCAAGATCAAACTAACACTCATAAACACGTTAAGAGTGCCGTAGAAATTTCAGTAAAAAAATCGCGCCTAATGCCCTTAAGCCCGCACTCTACCTATGGCCGGAACTCTCAGCATCAAGATTAACGCGATGCTTAAACACCTCATATGTTGTAGTGAAAAATTTATCGTTCCAGAAACTGCAGACGGGTGGATGTAGCGCGGCAGCGCTGTGATATTCTGGCCCGACAGTCATTGGTAGAAGGACAAAGGGATATGAAAACCATATGGGCCGTAATGAACCGTGCGGCGGGTAACTATCAGCGCTGATCGAGCTGTAACCGAAGGTCTGCTCTTCGCTCCTGGCAGACATTCCACTAACAACATTGAATTTTGCTTAAGGCCGAAATCCTGCTTCTTACCCAGCAGAACCCCGGCCTCCATTCACCCGCCTCAGTGCGCCGTTATATACGGCTCCTTCACAAACTCCGCCAACAGCCAGACCATATCATGCAGCAGTCCGGTGAGTTCTTTCGCCACGCTCGCAGGCAGTGTCCCGTCCATCACCGCCAGCGTTAACGCCACGGCATAGTCCACTTGCAGCGTCGTCTCCTGCCAGCAGTCCGGCACGCAGGAGGTAATCTTTTCCCCTGCGATCAATTGTTCAACCAGATACGAAGGCAGTTCGGCATCGCAGCACTCACGCAGCCGCTTCAGCACAGCCAGCAATCGCTTGCAGAGCGTGGCAAACGTCACCGCGTCGTCAGTTTCCACCAGCACGCTAACATACGCGGTGCAGGCATCGGCCAGCTCGAAGAGATCCGCAGAATCGGAAAGGGGAAGTCTGATGAGATGATGAACAGCGCTTTCTTCAGAAAGCGCATAAGAAAACTCAGGAATAGTAGCCATTTAGCATCCTCTTTTTGCAATTTAACGTCACGTTATGCTAACGGGTTCCTACGCCCGGTTACGGATGTGCCGCAACGCAGGCACTTTACGACCGTGAAGAAAGGATGAAAAGGGATGCTCCTGAATTACATCAGGTTGCTTGCAGGTTTGCGAGGCGGCTTCCAGAAGGGCATTGCCGGGTGGCGGCTACGCCTTACCCGGCCTACAACAACCCCCAACCAAACCGGCCGCTACCCCTCGCTCATCATCGCCAGAAACCGCTTCACCGTCCGCGAACGTTCAAAGCGCCGCCAGCAGAGCGCGATATCGGTATAGAGCGCCGGCGAGCTCAGCGCGTGATAGGTGACATTCGGCGGAGAAATGGCCGCCATGGATTTCGGTACCAGCGCGAACCCGCCGCCTGCGGAAACCATGCTCAGGGAGGATGAAAGCTGCGACGACTGTAGCGCGCGCTGCACGTCAATCCCGGCCCGCTCGCAGCAGCTGTAAACCCGGTCATACAGGCCCGGCGCGACCTCCTGCGGGAACAGCACCACCGGCGTATCCCGCAGTTGTTCTAACGCCAGCGAATCGTACGCCGCCAGCGGATGATCGCGGTGCAGCGCCACCACCATCGGCTCCCGGTCGAGGATTTTTAACTCAAACACCTTGCTGCTTTCGCACGGCAGGCGCACGAAGGCAATATCCAGTTCACCCTCCGCCAGCATCGTCGTCAGCGACGACATATTGGCTTCCACCTGGTGAACCTGTACCGCCATGTTCTGCACCTGAAACTGGCGGATCAGCGCGAAAATTTTGGGATGAAAAGCGTCGGAGCTGGTGATGCCAATCGACAGGCTGCCGTTCAGCCCGCGCGCAATGCCGCGGGCCTTTTCCAGCGCGGCGTCGCTCAGCGCCAGGATCTTGCAGGCATCCTCATAGAAGGCTTCTCCCGCCTCGGTCAGCTCCACGCCCCGCGTCAGGCGCCTGAACAGCGGCGTGCCCACTTCCTCTTCGAGCCGTTTGATCTGCTGACTCAGAGGAGGCTGTGAAATACCCAGCGCTTCGGCCGCCCTGGTGAAGTGTCGCTCGCGTGCAACCGCGACAAAATAGCGCAGATAACGAAGTTCCATATCTAAAACGTCTCAAACCAGCATGGTTTCTATATTGGAACTCTCTGCTGAATCGGGTCAACATTTATTTAACCTTTCTAAATAAAGTTGAAGAGGACGAGCATGATGGAGCATTCATCTGCCTGCGACTGTGAAGCCAGCCTGTGCGAGACCCTGCGCGGGTTCTCTGCTCAGCATCCTGACAGCGTGATCTATCAGACATCGCTAATGAGCGCCCTGCTAAGCGGCGTGTATGAAGGAGAGACCACCATCGCCGATCTGCTGGCACACGGTGATTTTGGTCTGGGCACCTTCAACGAGCTGGACGGCGAAATGATTGCCTTCAGCAGCCAGGTGTACCAGCTGCGCGCCGACGGCAGCGCCCGCGCCGCGAAGCCGGAGCAGAAAACGCCGTTCGCGGTGATGACCTGGTTCCAGCCGCAGTACCGCAAAACCTTCGACGGGCCGGTCAGCCGTCAGCAGATCCACGACGTCATCGACCAGCAGATCCCCTCCGATAACCTGTTCTGCGCGCTGCGCATCGACGGTAACTTCCGCCACGCCCACACCCGCACCGTACCGCGCCAGACGCCGCCGTACCGCGCGATGACCGACGTGCTGGACGACCAGCCGGTGTTCCGCTTTAACCAGCGCGAGGGCGTACTGGTCGGGTTCCGCACGCCGCAGCACATGCAGGGCATCAACGTGGCGGGCTATCACGAGCATTTCATCACCGACGACCGTCAGGGCGGGGGCCATCTGCTCGACTACCAGCTGGAGAGCGGCGTGCTCACCTTCGGTGAAATTCACAAGCTGATGATTGATCTTCCCGCCGACAGCGCCTTTTTACAGGCCAACCTGCACCCCAGCAACCTTGATGCGGCTATCCGCGCCGTCGAAAACTAACAGGAGAACTACCGTGAACAGTGAGAAACAGTCACGTCAGTGGGCGCACGGCGCCGATTTGGTTGTCGGCCAGCTGGAAGCGCAGGGCGTGAAGCAGGTCTTCGGCATCCCCGGCGCGAAAATCGACAAGGTCTTTGACTCCCTGCTGGACTCCTCCATCGAGATTATCCCGGTGCGTCACGAGGCCAACGCGGCGTTTATGGCGGCAGCGGTAGGGCGGTTGACCGGCAAGGCCGGGGTGGCGATGGTCACCTCCGGGCCGGGCTGTTCAAACCTGATCACCGGCATCGCCACCGCCAACAGCGAAGGCGATCCGGTGGTGGCGCTGGGCGGGGCGGTGAAGCGGGCGGATAAAGCCAAGCTGGTGCACCAGAGCATGGACACCGTCGCCATGTTCAGCCCGGTCACCAAATACGCCGTGGAGGTGAGTGCGCCGGACGCGATTGCCGAGGTGGTGTCGAACGCGTTTCGCGCCGCCGAGCACGGCAGGCCGGGGGGCGCCTTCGTCAGCCTGCCGCAGGATATTGTCGACCAGCCCGCGACGGGCGCGATTTTACCCGCCAGCGGTCCCGCGCTGATGGGCCCGGCACCGGAGTCAGCCATCAACGACGTGGCGAAGCTGATCGAAAACGCCAAAAACCCGGTCATCCTGCTGGGGCTGATGGCGAGCCAGCCGGCCAACAGCGACGCGCTGCGCAAGCTGTTGGAGAAAAGCCGCATCCCGGTTACCAGCACCTATCAGGCCGCCGGGGCGGTGAACCAGGAGCACTTCACTCGCTTCGCCGGACGCGTCGGTCTGTTCAATAACCAGGCGGGCGACCGGCTGCTCCATCTGGCAGATCTGATTATCTGCATCGGCTACAGCCCGGTGGAGTACGAGCCGTCCATGTGGAACAGCGGTGACGCGACGCTGGTGCACATCGACGTGCTGCCCGCCTATGAAGAACGTAACTACGTCCCGGATCTGGAGCTGGTGGGGGACATCGCTGAAACCCTGAACCTGCTGGCGAATCGCATCGATCACAAGCTTGAGCTGAGCCAGCGGGCCTCCGAAATTCTGGTCGATCGCCAGCATCAGCGGGATCTGCTCGATCGCCGCGGCGCCTCGCTCAACCAGTTTGCCCTGCATCCGCTGCGCATCGTGCGCGCCATGCAGGACATCGTGAATAACGACGTAACGCTCACCGTCGACATGGGCAGCTTCCACATCTGGATCGCCCGCTACCTCTACAGCTTCCGGGCGCGCCAGGTGATGATCTCCAACGGTCAGCAGACCATGGGCGTTGCCCTGCCGTGGGCGATTGGCGCGTGGCTGGTGAACCCGGGTCGCAAGGTGGTGTCGGTCTCCGGTGACGGCGGCTTCCTGCAATCCAGCATGGAGCTGGAAACCGCGGTACGCCTCAACGCCAACGTGCTGCACATCATCTGGGTGGATAACGCCTACAACATGGTGGCCATCCAGGAAGAGAAAAAATACCAGCGTCTTTCCGGCGTCGAGTTCGGCCCGGTCGATTTCAAAGTCTATGCCGACGCCTTCGGCGCGAAGGGCTTTGCCGTCGAAAGTGCGGATGCGCTGGAGCCGACGCTGCGTGCGGCAATGGATGTCGACGGCCCGGCCGTGGTGGCCATTCCCGTCGACTACAGCGATAACCCGCTGCTGATGGGTCAGCTCCATCTCAGCCAGATTTTGTGAATCAACATAAGGACAGAGAAATGCAAAAAGTGGCTCTCGTAACAGGCTCAGGCCAGGGGATTGGTAAAGCGATTGCGCTTCGCCTGGTGAAAGATGGCTTTGCCGTCGCCATCGCGGATTACAACGAGGAGACGGCGAAAGCGGTAGCCGATGAAATCACCCGCAACGGCGGTAAAGCCGTCGCCGTGAAGGTGGACGTATCTAGCCGTGACCAGGTGTTCGCGGCGGTGGAGAAAGCCCGCACCGCGCTGGGCGGCTTCGACGTGATCGTTAACAACGCCGGGGTTGCGCCGTCTACCCCTATCGAATCCATCACGCCGGAGATTGTCGACAAGGTCTACAACATTAACGTGAAAGGGGTGATCTGGGGGATCCAGGCCGCGATTGACGCCTTCCGCAAAGAGGGACACGGCGGCAAGATCATCAACGCCTGCTCTCAGGCGGGCCACACCGGTAACCCGGAGCTGGCCGTCTACAGTTCCAGCAAGTTCGCGGTTCGCGGCTTAACCCAGACCGCCGCGCGGGATCTCGCGCCGCTGGGGATCACCGTTAACGCCTACTGCCCGGGCATCGTCAAAACGCCGATGTGGGCGGAGATCGACCGTCAGGTCTCCGAGGCGGCGGGTAAACCGCTCGGCTACGGAACTGAAACCTTTGCCAAACGCATCACGCTTGGCCGTTTGTCTGAACCGGAAGATGTGGCAGCCTGCGTCTCATACCTGGCAGGACCGGATTCCGACTACATGACCGGCCAGTCTCTGCTCATCGATGGTGGGATGGTATTCAACTAAATTCTAATAAGCTCTGACATGAACTTTCCCCTGCCCCCGTGCAGGGGCTTTTTTTTGTCTCCTTAGCCATTGTGCATTACACTGCGCGCTGCAAAACTTTAGTCTCAGAGATCTGACAGGCGGTAACAGCGATGAACGGTACAATCACAACGTGGTTTAAAGATAAAGGCTTTGGATTTATCAAAGATGAAAACGGCGACAACCGCTATTTTCATGTGATTAAGGTCGCCAACCCTGATCTGATTAAGAAAGATGCGGCGGTGACCTTCGAGCCAACCACCAACAACAAAGGCCTTTCCGCCTATGCGGTGAAGGTGATCCCGGAAAGCAAGCATCTCTTTATTGCGGGCGAGCGCGTGAAGCTCACCTCGATCAAATCCTTCGTGGTGTTTAACGAAGAAGAACCGGTTGATACCAAAATCGACAAAGAGAATGCGGTGCTGTCGGTGGGGCTGCTGATGAACAGCATCAAGCCGAAATCCGAGAAAAAGCCGGGCGAAATGCGCACGGTGAAGAAGCTGGCGATCACCACCTTCCAGAACACGACGATGATCTTTACCGAAGACGAGATCGACATCGATGCCACGGTGAAGCTGCTGAAGTAATTGTTTGCCGGGTGGCGGCGATGCCTTACCCGGCCTACGAAAAACACTCAACGCGATACGAAACGTAGGCCCGGTAAGCGCAGCGCCACCGGGCACCGCCGCGCGCACTTAACCCATCCTGTGCTCGCCCCGTAACATCGCCTCCCGGTCAAATACCTGCTGGATCTCCCCGTGCGCCATAAACGCCGCCCGGTCGGACATATGGGCAATCACGTCCGCATCATGGCTCACCAGCAGATAGGTCATGCCGTGCTCGGCTTTCAGGCGGTTCAAAAGATTGAGTATTTCCGCCTGCACGGACATATCCAGCGCCGAAGTCGGCTCGTCCAGCAGCAGAAGCTGAGGGCGCAGCAGCAGCGCGCGGGCAATGGCCACGCGCTGGCGCTGCCCGCCGGAAAGCTGGTGCGGATAACGTTTACCCGCGTCGGCTGAAAGCCCTACCTGCTGTAGCGCATCCGCCACCTTTTCGGCAACCTGGGTTTCGCCGCGAATGTTTAACGGCTCCGACAGGGTGCGCGCAATGGTGTGGTTTGGGTGCAGCGACGCCCACGGATCCTGAAATACCATCTGCACGTTGCGGCGAAGCTCGCCTTCAAAACGTCGTCCTGGCCGTAAATTTTCCCCGAGGACTGAAATGTGGCCGTTCCACTCGCGCTGCAGCCCCGCCAGCACGCGCAGAAGAGTCGATTTCCCGCAGCCTGATTCGCCGATCAGGCTGAAGGTTTCACCTTTCTCGATGGCAAAGCTGGCGGCGGACACCGCCATTTTATCCCCGAAGCTCACCTGGAGATCCTTAACTTCAACGAGCGTCATTATCGGTCTCCTTCCACGGCTGCGAGCGGTCCAGCGTCGGCAGCATCTGTCCATAGGTACTGGCGTTCGGACGGCAGGTCCATAGGGTGCGCGTATACGGGTGCATCGCCTGCGGGAGACGGCTCGCCGCCATCTCATCGACCTTTTCGCCCTGATACATCACCAGCACGCGGTCGCAGTGTTCCGCGACGAGCGGCAAATCGTGGCTGATTAACAGCATCGCCATCTGGCGTTCTTCGCTCTGCTGCACCAGCAGTTCGAGGATCTGGTTGCGCAGGCGGGCGTCCAGCGCGGAGGTCGGTTCGTCGGCAATCAGCACCTGCGGGTTGTTGATCAGCGCAATGGCGATCATTACCCGCTGGCCCATGCCCCCGGAGAGTTCGCCGGGATAGCGTGACAGCACGTTCTCGCTCAGCCCGACGGCGCGGATGATGTCGTGAATGCGCGCCAGGCGTTCAGCGCGGGGCAGGCGCTGATGCAGGGTCAGCGCCTCATCAAGCTGAGCGGCGACGTTCTTCGCCGGATTCAGCGCGTAGCGCGGGTCCTGCAGGACCATCGCAATTCCGTTGCCGCGCAGCGCCTGCCAGCGTCGGCTGTTCAGGGTCAGCAGGTCGTTGCCGAGCACGTTAAGCCGGTTCGCGCTTACGATGCCGGGCTTGCGCACCAGCCCCATAAGCGCGCGGGCGGACATCGACTTGCCCGAGCCGGATTCCCCCACCAGCGCCAGCCGCTCGTTGCCAAGCGTGAAGCTCAGGTTGTTGACCACGCGTGCGGCGGGGTAGTCGATATTCAGCGCATCGACGATAACGCGTTGTTCAGTCATGCTGTGGCTCCAGTACGTCGCGCAGGCCGTCGCCCAGCAGGTTAAAGGCCAGGCTGGCAAACAGAATCGCTCCGCCCGGAATGGCGGCAATCCACCACTGGTCGAAAATGACCTGCATGCCGTCGGCGATCATTGCGCCCCATTCGGCCATCGGCGGACGCGCGCCAAGACCGAGGAAGCCCAGCCCGGCGGCCGCCAGAATAATCCCCGCCAGATCCAGCGCCAGCCGCACAATCGCGGACGGCAGGCACAGGGGCAGAATATGGCCGATCAGCAGGCGCGGGCCGCGAATGCCCATCATCTCGGCGGCGGCGAGATAGTCGCTGTGGCGCAGACGCTGAATTTCACTCCGCGCCTGACGCGCGTAGGCAGGCCAGGTGGTTAAGGCCAGCGCCAGCGCGCCGTTGACCAGCCCGGGGCCGAGCATCGCCACAAACGCGAAGGCGAGGATCAGGCGCGGCATCGACATCACCACGTCGGTAAAACGCATCAGGATGCGCTCCATCCAGCCGCCGTAGTAGCCGGACAAAATCCCCACCAGCAGCCCGGCGGGCAGGGTGATAACGGTGACTAACGCCACCAGCCCGAGCGCCGGACGCGTGCCGTAAATCAGGCGCGAAAGCAGGTCGCGCCCGTAGCTGTCGGTACCCAGCCAGTGCTGGATATTGGGTGCCTGTAAGCGCGCGGCGGCGTCCTGCCAGTTCGGGTCAAGCGGCGCAAGCCATGGCGCGAACAGGGCGATAACGACCAGCAGCGCGATGGCAACCAGCCCGCAAAATGCGGCAGGAGAGCGGCGCAGTCGGCGTAAGAAAAGATAAAACGGCATCAGCGCACCCTGGGATCGGTCGCCCGCACAAGCAGGTCGGTAAGGTTATTGATCAGTACAAAGCTCACGCCAATCAGCAGCGTGCCGCC includes:
- a CDS encoding ATP-binding protein; the protein is MAKQIIQGTTEINSLGIKNHFESVEPVQAILELVWNGFDAGAKNININIVYDNFDTVKNLTILDDGDGINFTDLGSNFNRFNDSLKKTSIDQHGSKGRGRLSFHRLCHQAIWYTKYLGRNAYIKINDEDIKAYEAQIDIDAEEQNNLLNAMDKGTCVELTLLHSSLPDRSELISILSNEFCCKLALDDERRIFVNGTEIDIPEHEIKEISFEIENNNFMVKGIRWDKKPATEKSFIYLTDSSGKIVHKESTTFNKKRDFHLSIFVSSVWADTFSSNGDDIFSTAKSNPDSKAWRQLVKNVLKFSRSIYDDFLRVQVEKAIQKLEEDGAFPTYNEYDITYANWKRNNIKQVVRSIYIADPQFLVSLTIKQKKIIIRLLDKMLVSNQNEDLFDILESVLDLSDSDLSRFASQLKKTKLENIISSIEELQRRRFAVEKLKLIMNEHYKEVLETPDLQKIIEKNNTWLFGERYETIGAEEDTFTKIAKSLRDSVYSINNIDEQDVENGEDIIGAKRQTDLFLARRMPTFDSNGNKIFRCIIIEIKRPSIALNVKHLRQLEDYAGIIKRHPEFSSQNLHFELILIGRKISSQDIEIPTRLSNYAGRGDVGLVSDDANMKRYVKNWYTIFDTFELTNSFMLEKLQMERDIIEKKSREDLVKELQEESVDA
- a CDS encoding LysR family transcriptional regulator — encoded protein: MELRYLRYFVAVARERHFTRAAEALGISQPPLSQQIKRLEEEVGTPLFRRLTRGVELTEAGEAFYEDACKILALSDAALEKARGIARGLNGSLSIGITSSDAFHPKIFALIRQFQVQNMAVQVHQVEANMSSLTTMLAEGELDIAFVRLPCESSKVFELKILDREPMVVALHRDHPLAAYDSLALEQLRDTPVVLFPQEVAPGLYDRVYSCCERAGIDVQRALQSSQLSSSLSMVSAGGGFALVPKSMAAISPPNVTYHALSSPALYTDIALCWRRFERSRTVKRFLAMMSEG
- the budA gene encoding acetolactate decarboxylase, whose product is MEHSSACDCEASLCETLRGFSAQHPDSVIYQTSLMSALLSGVYEGETTIADLLAHGDFGLGTFNELDGEMIAFSSQVYQLRADGSARAAKPEQKTPFAVMTWFQPQYRKTFDGPVSRQQIHDVIDQQIPSDNLFCALRIDGNFRHAHTRTVPRQTPPYRAMTDVLDDQPVFRFNQREGVLVGFRTPQHMQGINVAGYHEHFITDDRQGGGHLLDYQLESGVLTFGEIHKLMIDLPADSAFLQANLHPSNLDAAIRAVEN
- the alsS gene encoding acetolactate synthase AlsS, which gives rise to MRLSAPSKTNRRTTVNSEKQSRQWAHGADLVVGQLEAQGVKQVFGIPGAKIDKVFDSLLDSSIEIIPVRHEANAAFMAAAVGRLTGKAGVAMVTSGPGCSNLITGIATANSEGDPVVALGGAVKRADKAKLVHQSMDTVAMFSPVTKYAVEVSAPDAIAEVVSNAFRAAEHGRPGGAFVSLPQDIVDQPATGAILPASGPALMGPAPESAINDVAKLIENAKNPVILLGLMASQPANSDALRKLLEKSRIPVTSTYQAAGAVNQEHFTRFAGRVGLFNNQAGDRLLHLADLIICIGYSPVEYEPSMWNSGDATLVHIDVLPAYEERNYVPDLELVGDIAETLNLLANRIDHKLELSQRASEILVDRQHQRDLLDRRGASLNQFALHPLRIVRAMQDIVNNDVTLTVDMGSFHIWIARYLYSFRARQVMISNGQQTMGVALPWAIGAWLVNPGRKVVSVSGDGGFLQSSMELETAVRLNANVLHIIWVDNAYNMVAIQEEKKYQRLSGVEFGPVDFKVYADAFGAKGFAVESADALEPTLRAAMDVDGPAVVAIPVDYSDNPLLMGQLHLSQIL
- a CDS encoding (S)-acetoin forming diacetyl reductase, which translates into the protein MQKVALVTGSGQGIGKAIALRLVKDGFAVAIADYNEETAKAVADEITRNGGKAVAVKVDVSSRDQVFAAVEKARTALGGFDVIVNNAGVAPSTPIESITPEIVDKVYNINVKGVIWGIQAAIDAFRKEGHGGKIINACSQAGHTGNPELAVYSSSKFAVRGLTQTAARDLAPLGITVNAYCPGIVKTPMWAEIDRQVSEAAGKPLGYGTETFAKRITLGRLSEPEDVAACVSYLAGPDSDYMTGQSLLIDGGMVFN
- a CDS encoding cold-shock protein codes for the protein MNGTITTWFKDKGFGFIKDENGDNRYFHVIKVANPDLIKKDAAVTFEPTTNNKGLSAYAVKVIPESKHLFIAGERVKLTSIKSFVVFNEEEPVDTKIDKENAVLSVGLLMNSIKPKSEKKPGEMRTVKKLAITTFQNTTMIFTEDEIDIDATVKLLK
- a CDS encoding ABC transporter ATP-binding protein, producing the protein MTLVEVKDLQVSFGDKMAVSAASFAIEKGETFSLIGESGCGKSTLLRVLAGLQREWNGHISVLGENLRPGRRFEGELRRNVQMVFQDPWASLHPNHTIARTLSEPLNIRGETQVAEKVADALQQVGLSADAGKRYPHQLSGGQRQRVAIARALLLRPQLLLLDEPTSALDMSVQAEILNLLNRLKAEHGMTYLLVSHDADVIAHMSDRAAFMAHGEIQQVFDREAMLRGEHRMG
- a CDS encoding ABC transporter ATP-binding protein; this encodes MTEQRVIVDALNIDYPAARVVNNLSFTLGNERLALVGESGSGKSMSARALMGLVRKPGIVSANRLNVLGNDLLTLNSRRWQALRGNGIAMVLQDPRYALNPAKNVAAQLDEALTLHQRLPRAERLARIHDIIRAVGLSENVLSRYPGELSGGMGQRVMIAIALINNPQVLIADEPTSALDARLRNQILELLVQQSEERQMAMLLISHDLPLVAEHCDRVLVMYQGEKVDEMAASRLPQAMHPYTRTLWTCRPNASTYGQMLPTLDRSQPWKETDNDAR
- a CDS encoding ABC transporter permease; translated protein: MPFYLFLRRLRRSPAAFCGLVAIALLVVIALFAPWLAPLDPNWQDAAARLQAPNIQHWLGTDSYGRDLLSRLIYGTRPALGLVALVTVITLPAGLLVGILSGYYGGWMERILMRFTDVVMSMPRLILAFAFVAMLGPGLVNGALALALTTWPAYARQARSEIQRLRHSDYLAAAEMMGIRGPRLLIGHILPLCLPSAIVRLALDLAGIILAAAGLGFLGLGARPPMAEWGAMIADGMQVIFDQWWIAAIPGGAILFASLAFNLLGDGLRDVLEPQHD